The following coding sequences lie in one Arabidopsis thaliana chromosome 3, partial sequence genomic window:
- a CDS encoding nodulin MtN21 /EamA-like transporter family protein (nodulin MtN21 /EamA-like transporter family protein; LOCATED IN: chloroplast, membrane; EXPRESSED IN: 22 plant structures; EXPRESSED DURING: 13 growth stages; CONTAINS InterPro DOMAIN/s: Protein of unknown function DUF6, transmembrane (InterPro:IPR000620); Has 18949 Blast hits to 18894 proteins in 2006 species: Archae - 336; Bacteria - 13590; Metazoa - 17; Fungi - 4; Plants - 207; Viruses - 0; Other Eukaryotes - 4795 (source: NCBI BLink).), whose protein sequence is MEWPWSAIAASSSSSSSCFFASPNSCLSITRRTNLSCVNTSVKSLRHSRFDSKHNLVKRRINGDSVVRRSTTSNNSTEETESSSSSSSVDCVGMGSDVECVNNGEDEENRSSGILSGGEGTFLEWTVLISPFFFWGTAMVAMKEVLPITGPFFVAAFRLIPAGLLLVAFAVYKGRPLPEGINAWFSIALFALVDATCFQGFLAQGLQRTSAGLGSVIIDSQPLTVAVLASFLFGESIGIVRAGGLLLGVAGLLLLEVPSVTSDGNNFSLWGSGEWWMLLAAQSMAIGTVMVRWVSKYSDPIMATGWHMVIGGLPLLAISVINHDPVFNGSLQDLSTNDVIALLYTSIFGSAVSYGVYFYSATKGSLTKLSSLTFLTPMFASIFGYLYLNETFSSLQLVGAAVTLVAIYLVNFPEGND, encoded by the exons ATGGAGTGGCCATGGTCGGCCAtcgctgcttcttcttcctcttcttctagTTGCTTCTTTGCTTCTCCTAACTCTTGCTTGTCTATTACTAGACGAACGAATTTGAGCTGTGTTAACACTTCGGTTAAATCCTTGCGCCACAGCAGATTCGACTCGAAGCATAATCTCGTTAAACGTCGAATCAATGGAGATTCCGTTGTTCGGAGAAGCACCACAAGCAATAATAGCACTGAGGAGACAGAatcatcgtcgtcttcttcgtctgtAGATTGCGTTGGAATGGGATCAGACGTGGAATGCGTCAATAACGGGGAAGATGAGGAGAATCGGAGCTCTGGAATCTTGAGCGGCGGTGAAGGAACGTTTCTTGAATGGACGGTTCTGATTTCACCCTTCTTTTTCTGGGGAACGGCGATGGTGGCGATGAAGGAAGTGTTGCCCATTACTGGTCCTTTCTTCGTGGCCGCGTTTCGGTTAATTCCGGCTGGTTTGTTGCTTGTCGCCTTTGCAGTTTACAAAGGCAGACCTTTGCCTGAAGGAATCAATGCTTGGTTCTCTATCGCTCTCTTTGCTCTTGTGGACGCCACTTGTTTCCAG GGATTTCTTGCTCAAGGGTTACAGAGAACTTCTGCTGGTTTAGGAagt GTCATAATTGATTCTCAGCCACTGACTGTAGCTGTGTTAGcatctttcttgtttggtGAGTCAATTGGAATAGTGAGAGCTGGAGGTTTGCTTCTTGGTGTTGCTGGACTTTTGCTTCTTGAG GTTCCATCAGTAACTTCAGATGGTAATAATTTTTCCTTGTGGGGAAGTGGAGAATGGTGGATGCTTCTTGCAGCTCAGAGCATGGCTATTGGCACTGTCATGGTTCGATGGGTCTCAAAATACTCAGATCCAATTATGGCAACCGGTTGG CATATGGTTATCGGTGGCCTTCCTCTTTTGGCGATTTCTGTTATAAATCATGACCCGGTTTTTAATGGTAGTCTTCAAGATCTATCCACAAATGATGTTATAGCACTTCTCTACACATCCATTTTTGGCAGCGCAGTTAGCTACGGTGTTTACTTCTATAGCGCTACTAAAG GAAGCCTAACTAAACTCAGCTCACTCACCTTCTTGACACCAATGTTTGCATCAATCTTTGG GTATCTGTACCTCAATGAGACTTTCTCCTCATTGCAACTGGTCGGAGCAGCAGTGACTTTGGTCGCTATATACTTGGTGAACTTTCCCGAAGGCAACGACTGA
- the TRXF1 gene encoding thioredoxin F-type 1 (thioredoxin F-type 1 (TRXF1); FUNCTIONS IN: enzyme activator activity; INVOLVED IN: positive regulation of catalytic activity; LOCATED IN: chloroplast, chloroplast stroma; EXPRESSED IN: 23 plant structures; EXPRESSED DURING: 13 growth stages; CONTAINS InterPro DOMAIN/s: Thioredoxin fold (InterPro:IPR012335), Thioredoxin-like subdomain (InterPro:IPR006662), Thioredoxin, core (InterPro:IPR015467), Thioredoxin-like (InterPro:IPR017936), Thioredoxin domain (InterPro:IPR013766), Thioredoxin-like fold (InterPro:IPR012336), Thioredoxin, conserved site (InterPro:IPR017937); BEST Arabidopsis thaliana protein match is: thioredoxin F2 (TAIR:AT5G16400.1); Has 15154 Blast hits to 14708 proteins in 2900 species: Archae - 210; Bacteria - 7832; Metazoa - 1846; Fungi - 908; Plants - 1556; Viruses - 3; Other Eukaryotes - 2799 (source: NCBI BLink).): MPLSLRLSPSPTALSPTTGGFGPSRKQCRIPYSGVPTTKIGFCSLDSRKRGDSSVVRCSLETVNVSVGQVTEVDKDTFWPIVKAAGEKLVVLDMYTQWCGPCKVIAPKYKALSEKYDDVVFLKLDCNPDNRPLAKELGIRVVPTFKILKDNKVVKEVTGAKYDDLVAAIETARSAASG, encoded by the exons ATGCCTCTTTCTCTCCGTCTTTCTCCTTCGCCGACGGCTTTATCTCCGACTACCGGAGGATTTGGTCCATCGAGGAAACAGTGCCGGATTCCTTACTCCGGCGTCCCGACGACGAAGATTGGTTTCTGTTCTTTGGATTCTAGGAAAAGAGGAGATTCCTCTGTTGTTAGGTGTAGCTTAGAAACCGTTAATGTCAGTGTTGGTCAGGTGACGGAGGTCGATAAGGACACGTTCTGGCCCATCGTTAAAGCCGCCGGTGAAAAGCTTGTCGTACTTGACATGTACACTCAATG GTGTGGTCCATGTAAAGTGATTGCCCCTAAATACAAAGCTTTATCAGAGAAGTACGACGACGTTGTGTTTCTAAAGCTTGACTGCAATCCAGATAACCGG CCATTGGCAAAAGAGCTAGGAATAAGAGTGGTTCCAACTTTCAAGATTTTGAAGGATAACAAGGTTGTCAAGGAAGTGACCGGTGCAAAATACGATGATCTGGTTGCAGCGATTGAAACAGCGAGGTCTGCTGCTTCCGGATGA
- the DJ1D gene encoding Class I glutamine amidotransferase-like superfamily protein (Class I glutamine amidotransferase-like superfamily protein; FUNCTIONS IN: hydrolase activity, acting on glycosyl bonds; INVOLVED IN: biological_process unknown; LOCATED IN: cellular_component unknown; EXPRESSED IN: 24 plant structures; EXPRESSED DURING: 13 growth stages; CONTAINS InterPro DOMAIN/s: Peptidase C56, PfpI (InterPro:IPR006286), ThiJ/PfpI (InterPro:IPR002818); BEST Arabidopsis thaliana protein match is: Class I glutamine amidotransferase-like superfamily protein (TAIR:AT2G38860.2); Has 9235 Blast hits to 5440 proteins in 1716 species: Archae - 384; Bacteria - 8047; Metazoa - 84; Fungi - 88; Plants - 239; Viruses - 0; Other Eukaryotes - 393 (source: NCBI BLink).) has protein sequence MANSRTVLILCGDYMEDYEVMVPFQALQAFGITVHTVCPGKKAGDSCPTAVHDFCGHQTYFESRGHNFTLNATFDEVDLSKYDGLVIPGGRAPEYLALTASVVELVKEFSRSGKPIASICHGQLILAAADTVNGRKCTAYATVGPSLVAAGAKWVEPITPDVCVVDGSLITAATYEGHPEFIQLFVKALGGKITGANKRILFLCGDYMEDYEVKVPFQSLQALGCQVDAVCPEKKAGDRCPTAIHDFEGDQTYSEKPGHTFALTTNFDDLVSSSYDALVIPGGRAPEYLALNEHVLNIVKEFMNSEKPVASICHGQQILAAAGVLKGRKCTAYPAVKLNVVLGGGTWLEPDPIDRCFTDGNLVTGAAWPGHPEFVSQLMALLGIQVSF, from the exons ATGGCGAACTCGAGAACTGTCTTAATCTTGTGCGGTGACTACATGGAAGACTACGAg GTGATGGTTCCGTTCCAAGCTTTACAAGCTTTCGGAATCACCGTCCACACCGTCTGCCCCGGAAAGAAAGCTGGTGACTCTTGCCCCACCGCCGTTCACGATTTTTGTGGCCACCAG ACATATTTTGAGTCACGAGGTCACAATTTCACGCTCAATGCAACGTTTGATGAAGTTGACCTTAGCAAGTATGATGGATTGGTTATACCAGGAGGACGTGCTCCAGAATACCTGGCCTTGACTGCATCTGTTGTTGAGCTGGTTAAAGAGTTCTCAAGATCTGGCAAGCCCATTGCCTCTATTTGCCATGGGCAGTTGATATTGGCAGCTGCAGACACAGTCAATGGTCGAAAATGTACAGCTTATGCAACTGTTGGACCTTCCCTTGTTGCTGCAGGTGCCAAGTGGGTCGAACCGATAACTCCGGATGTCTGTGTTGTTGATGGTAGTTTGATTACTGCAGCTACATATGAGGGTCATCCTGAATTTATCCAGCTTTTTGTCAAGGCTCTTGGCGGTAAAATAACTGGAGCAAATAAAAggatcttgtttctttgtggG GATTATATGGAAGACTATGAAGTCAAAGTGCCTTTCCAGTCCCTTCAAGCTTTGGGATGTCAAGTTGATGCGGTTTGTCCAGAGAAGAAGGCTGGTGATCGCTGCCCAACTGCAATCCATGACTTTGAGGGTGACCAAACTTACAGTGAGAAACCAGGCCACACTTTTGCTTTAACTACTAACTTTGATGACCTAGTTTCCTCGAGTTATGATGCTCTGGTCATTCCTGGAGGCAGAGCACCAGAATATCTGGCCTTGAACGAACATGTCCTTAACATAGTTAAAGAGTTCATGAATTCTGAGAAACCAGTTGCGTCTATTTGCCACGGACAACAGATCTTAGCTGCTGCTGGTGTCCTCAAG GGAAGGAAATGCACTGCTTATCCAGCCGTGAAACTGAACGTGGTACTTGGAGGAGGAACTTGGCTAGAACCAGATCCAATCGACAGGTGCTTCACTGACGGGAATCTAGTAACTGGCGCAGCATGGCCTGGACACCCGGAGTTTGTTTCACAACTAATGGCTTTGTTGGGCATTCAGGTTTCATTCTAA
- the NBS1 gene encoding nijmegen breakage syndrome 1 (nijmegen breakage syndrome 1 (NBS1); CONTAINS InterPro DOMAIN/s: SMAD/FHA domain (InterPro:IPR008984), Forkhead-associated (FHA) domain (InterPro:IPR000253); Has 164 Blast hits to 161 proteins in 63 species: Archae - 0; Bacteria - 2; Metazoa - 112; Fungi - 0; Plants - 40; Viruses - 0; Other Eukaryotes - 10 (source: NCBI BLink).) yields MVWGLFPVDPLSGEDKYYIFSKGIYKVGRKGCDIIINKDKGVSRIHAELTFDATTVSTSRRNKSSSDTSSFVIRVKDCSKYGTFVKTDLGTKDKVHELSNKEKILQDGDVIAFGTGSAIYRLSLIPLVFYLCPSSETFKVDQPVQDAVSSIGARISPTLSEECTHVLLEPRMQVNEALINAILAKKTIILTNWVMLLAEKSICSEIPGYSQYRPSVMVEEALVDVLELNVREKCLEGFTFVLEPTDTYRFGCSFPSLLEVCGAETVTIEDISSMSQDSQFGEINRMICVIPKSAGDKFGRFKHLSLLSRVNEMDLVCAVFSGNLPSTSLIPPSVVISSSCSTDETVVADSEAEEEETTSSVHMIDATEKAETPEKPAAIVIEDSPVTILEETSNLNEFKSVNLLADTESRGHMDEKNSSDSVTIRRDRNDEAETGKSEIIYTQDLIVRDLRSTRKVQSTGGEGVVDFKRFRKGNVTCGNSFSSLIPFAKDPYKEYDSWDVTDFMKEEKKRKQMEAIAEDLFKTEKARKRGTAGSIRGFLSGS; encoded by the exons ATGGTTTGGGGTCTCTTTCCCGTTGATCCTCTTTCAG GTGAAGATAAATACTATATCTTTTCAAAGGGTATTTACAAGGTTGGTCGAAAAG GATGTGATATAATTATCAATAAGGATAAGGGGGTATCTAGGATCCACGCTGAGTTAACTTTTGATGCAACAACTGTTTCAACCTCTCGGAGGAACAAGTCTTCTTCAGATACATCATCCTTTGTTATCCGTGTCAAAGATTGTTCAAAGTATGGGACTTTTGTCAAAACTGACCTGGGGACAAAAGATAAAGTTCATGAGCTATCTAATAAGGAGAAAATTCTCCAAGATGGAGATGTTATCGCGTTTGGTACAGGTTCTGCAATTTACAG GTTGTCCTTAATTCCGCTTGTTTTTTACTTGTGCCCTTCCTCTGAGACCTTTAAGGTGGATCAGCCTGTACAAGATGCAGTTTCATCAATTG GTGCTCGTATTTCTCCTACATTGAGTGAGGAGTGCACTCATGTGCTTCTTGAGCCACGTATGCAAGTGAATGAAGCTCTGATCAATGCAATTTTagccaaaaaaacaatcattttgACAAACTGGGTTATG CTTCTCGCAGAGAAAAGTATCTGCAGCGAAATTCCTGGATACAGCCA GTACAGACCATCAGTGATGGTTGAAGAAGCTTTGGTGGATGTACTAGAATTAAACGTCCGTGAAAAATGTCTAGAAGGATTTACCTTTGTCTTGGAACCAACAGACACG TATAGATTTGGTTGCAGCTTCCCATCTTTACTTGAAGTATGTGGTGCAGAGACCGTTACCATAGAAGACATTAGCTCCATGAGTCAG GATTCTCAGTTTGGAGAGATTAATCGCATGATATGTGTCATCCCAAAAAGTGCAGGAGACAAATTTGGCCGTTTCAAGCATCTCAGTTTGTTATCTAGAGTGAACGAGATGGATTTAGTATGCGCCGTCTTTTCCGGAAATCTACCTTCGACTTCACTGATACCACCATCCG TTGTAATTTCATCCTCGTGCTCTACAGATGAGACAGTGGTAGCGGATTCTGAAGccgaagaggaagaaacaacATCGTCTGTTCATATGATTGATGCTACTGAAAAGGCAGAAACGCCAGAGAAGCCTGCTGCTATTGTAATAGAGGATAGCCCTGTTACTATATTGGAAGAAACTTCGAATTTGAACGAGTTTAAAAGCGTGAACTTATTAGCGGATACAGAAAGTAGAGGCCACATGGATGAAAAGAACTCAAGTGATAGTGTGACAATCCGAAGGGATCGGAACGATGAGGCTGAAACTGGGAAATCGGAGATTATATACACTCAAGATCTTATTGTTAGGGACTTGCGATCGACTAGAAAAGTTCAATCGACAGGAGGGGAAGGAGTTGTGGACTTCAAGCGATTCAGAAAG GGAAATGTTACATGCGGAAACAGCTTCAGTAGCCTAATACCTTTTGCGAAGGATCCATACAA AGAATACGATAGCTGGGACGTGACAGATTttatgaaagaagagaagaaaaggaagcaGATGGAAGCCATTGCAGAGGACTTGTTTAAAACTGAAAAG GCTAGAAAGCGTGGAACGGCTGGTTCCATTCGCGGGTTTCTCTCTGGAAGTTGA
- a CDS encoding NC domain-containing protein-like protein (NC domain-containing protein-related; CONTAINS InterPro DOMAIN/s: NC (InterPro:IPR007053); BEST Arabidopsis thaliana protein match is: NC domain-containing protein-related (TAIR:AT5G16360.1); Has 186 Blast hits to 185 proteins in 40 species: Archae - 0; Bacteria - 31; Metazoa - 10; Fungi - 0; Plants - 139; Viruses - 0; Other Eukaryotes - 6 (source: NCBI BLink).) has protein sequence MGFLSNKISRDDVKPGDHIYSWRQAYIYAHHGIYVGNGQVNHFTRGDGQETGTGTFLDNIIVSSSHNHGDNPCPDCGDRSNLGGVISSCLECFLAGGDLYVFEYSVSPAIFLAKPRGGVCTIASSDPPEEVIYRANFLLQNGFGVYNVFKNNCEDFAIYCKTGLLVANTDVGRSGQAASIVAAASVLLSSPLRFVAGFGGLAVAGYGMYCTSRLVSDIGMRWDVSKVPVERLVADVACMSDMEAKPEDEKTT, from the exons ATGGGATTCCTTTCCAATAAAATCTCCAGAGACGATGTGAAACCAGGCGATCACATCTATTCATGGCGTCAAGCCTACATTTACGCTCATCACG GAATCTATGTAGGTAATGGACAAGTCAACCATTTTACTCGTGGTGATGGTCAAGAGACTGGAACTGGGACTTTCTTGGACAACATCATTGTTAGTTCATCTCATAATCATGGAGACAACCCATGTCCTGATTGTGGAGATCGATCCAATCTTGGCGGTGTTATATCTTCCTGCCTTGAATGTTTCCTTGCCGGAGGTGATCTCTATGTCTTTGAGTACAGTGTTTCCCCTGCTATCTTTCTTGCCAAACCTCGAGGCGGCGTATGCACTATAGCATCTTCAGATCCTCCAGAAGAAGTCATCTATCGAGCAAATTTTCTCTTGCAAAATGGTTTTGGTGTGTACAATGTCTTCAAGAACAACTGTGAAGATTTTGCCATCTATTGCAAAACGGGTTTGCTAGTGGCAAACACCGACGTGGGAAGGAGTGGTCAAGCTGCTTCAATTGTTGCAGCTGCCagtgttcttctttcttcaccaCTCAGGTTTGTAGCAGGTTTTGGTGGTTTGGCTGTGGCTGGCTATGGCATGTACTGCACCAGTCGCTTAGTTTCAGATATAGGCATGCGATGGGATGTGAGCAAGGTGCCTGTTGAGAGACTAGTTGCTGATGTGGCTTGTATGTCGGACATGGAAGCTAAACCAGAAGATGAGAAGACTACTTAA
- a CDS encoding ARM repeat superfamily protein (ARM repeat superfamily protein; FUNCTIONS IN: binding; INVOLVED IN: RNA splicing; LOCATED IN: cellular_component unknown; EXPRESSED IN: 22 plant structures; EXPRESSED DURING: 13 growth stages; CONTAINS InterPro DOMAIN/s: Protein of unknown function DUF1716, eukaryotic (InterPro:IPR013180), Armadillo (InterPro:IPR000225), Armadillo-type fold (InterPro:IPR016024); Has 346 Blast hits to 342 proteins in 158 species: Archae - 0; Bacteria - 2; Metazoa - 149; Fungi - 94; Plants - 41; Viruses - 0; Other Eukaryotes - 60 (source: NCBI BLink).) → MEVSNQTRKRKAIDAGHGSQPTAYRGSDGVDLSLLEALEKSSHNGVEALDLKTLKKLVLSFERRLRDNIAARLKYVENPEKFADSEVDLHDDLQKLKVLAGAPELYPDLVASNTVPSIVNLLSHENSDIANDVVQLLQDLTDEDALEDNDEPARVLVDALVENNVLELLVQNMNRLSEADPDEATAIYATLTVIENLVEVKPAVAQLVCERTKLLRWLLTKIKVREFEGIKQYASEILAILLQNSTANQKRLGQMNGVDAVLEGVAMYKSKDPKTPDEEEMLENLFDCLCCLLMPLENKERFVNAEGVELMIIIMKQKKYAYGSAIRALDFAMTNYPPACERFVDVMGLKTAFAAFMGKIPLNKRIKRERYKEELEERVISLIASLFAGILRGSRRDRLLSKFVENEFEKIDRLMELYLRYSDRVRSEAERLDQLELDDLELDEDEKYNRKLESGLYSLQLVAVILGHIWCSEHSGMRARVELLLKQQKLSKTDVKQILQEYHDNIGDLDGAEEKERGQARIQLFISAM, encoded by the exons ATGGAAGTCTCAAATCAGACCAGAAAACGGAAAGCAATCGACGCCGGACATGGCTCGCAGCCGACGGCGTATCGAGGCTCAGATGGTGTAGATCTTTCTCTCCTTGAAGCACTTGAGAAGTCTTCGCATAATGGAGTAGAAGCGCTTGatcttaaaaccctaaaaaagcTTGTCCTCTCCTTCGAGCGGCGTCTTAGAGACAACATAGCTGCTCGTCTCAAGTATGTGGAGAATCCAGAAAAGTTCGCTGACTCAGAGGTTGACCTACACGACGATCTTCAGAAGCTCAAGGTGCTCGCTGGAGCTCCGGAACTTTACCCGGACCTTGTTGCTTCCAATACGGTTCCTTCGATTGTCAATCTCCTCTCTCATGAAAACTCCGATATCGCCAACGATGTTGTTCAGCTTCTTCAGGATCTGACTGACGAAGATGCCTTAGAGGATAACGATGAGCCTGCGCGTGTGTTAGTCGACGCCTTGGTTGAAAACAATGTGCTCGAGCTCTTGGTTCAGAATATGAATCGTTTGTCTGAGGCTGACCCTGACGAAGCTACGGCTATATACGCAACTTTGACGGTGATTGAGAATTTGGTGGAAGTAAAGCCGGCTGTTGCTCAATTGGTGTGTGAAAGGACGAAGCTATTGCGGTGGCTTCTGACGAAGATTAAGGTGAGGGAATTCGAAGGAATCAAGCAGTACGCGTCTGAGATTCTTGCAATTCTGCTGCAAAACAGTACGGCGAATCAGAAACGGCTAGGTCAGATGAATGGTGTAGACGCTGTGCTTGAAGGTGTGGCGATGTATAAGTCAAAGGATCCTAAAACTCCTGATGAGGAAGAGATGTTAGAGAATCTGTTTGATTGTTTGTGTTGCCTCTTGATGCCATTGGAGAACAAGGAGAGGTTTGTGAATGCGGAAGGTGTAGAGCTGATGATTATTATcatgaaacagaagaaatatGCTTACGGGTCTGCTATTCGAGCTCTAGACTTCGCCATGACCAATTATCCACCAGCATGTGAGAGGTTTGTGGATGTTATGGGACTGAAAACAGCATTTGCTGCTTTCATGGGTAAG ATTCCGCTAAACAAGAGAATCAAAAGGGAGCGGTATAAGGAGGAGCTAGAGGAGCGGGTTATTTCCCTGATTGCGTCATTATTTG CTGGGATATTAAGGGGTTCTAGGAGAGATCGATTGTTGAGTAAATTCGTGGAGAATGAATTTGAGAAGATTGACCGGCTCATGGAATTATATTTGAG ATACTCTGATAGGGTTAGATCAGAGGCGGAAAGGTTAGACCAGCTTGAGCTTGATGACCTTGAG TtggatgaagatgagaaatATAATCGGAAGCTAGAATCAGGTCTCTACAGTCTTCAG CTTGTTGCTGTTATCCTGGGGCATATTTGGTGTTCTGA GCATTCTGGAATGAGAGCGCGGGTGGAGCTGCTACTGAAGCAACAGAAGCTTAGTAAAACCGATGTCAAGCAGATTCTTCAG GAGTATCACGACAACATTGGAGATCTTGATGGAGCAGAGGAGAAGGAACGAGGACAGGCGAGAATTCAGTTGTTCATATCAGCGATGTGA